The sequence below is a genomic window from Gossypium hirsutum isolate 1008001.06 chromosome A11, Gossypium_hirsutum_v2.1, whole genome shotgun sequence.
TCCTCTCCTTGACGTCTTCCATGGACTCCTTGAAAGTGACGATTCGATCCTCCAAAGCTGACAACAAGTCCTTTGATCGACTTGCTTTTCTGGCCCTTCCTCGGATCTCCATTGGCTCATTCTGACTAAcgacttctttcgacatcccaacagtGCTTCGAACCAAtagctcggataccacttgtcacgaggctagacctttcgtctcgcaatcagTGCGGCCTTAGGTGATtcgctcgtccaaactcgcctaagtcagcctttactcgaatgaggatttcttaagaactcctccaaggcaccaaatcGAATAGcggaagcaaacttatgccaaaagaagcaaccaaagaacaacagaaagccacagaaaagatCGCACACAagatgtttgagtaaatgctctcaaaattctattactcttaagaactCTCAAAtacaatggatgatttacaagtgagggggaagctctctatttatacttgagctccccaaaaccgacggacaagatacatttacattgacggtcgagattaaccatatcccatgatttaagggatttacaagatatccCTAAGTGGCCTCGTAATAAAGAGGACCTTCCCGAGAATAAATACAGCTCTATTAACACACTTCTCCGATAAAATCATAGAGAGAGTACGCCTTTCAATAGTTGAAGCTGTAAAAGGAAAAATTGCAAATTTTGGTGAAATTTCCCCATTAATTTAATATAAGTAATAAATCacgaaattttaacaaaataatcacTTTGAGGCTTCATAATTGCATGCTGTTGTTTACTTCTCTGCACCCATAATGGGTCAGATATCATCCAAGCACTCTCTCCAAATCGGCTCAAAAGGGAAGCCCCCAACTTTATATTGTAAACTTGTATCATCagaatctttccaacatttggtgtCTCTCCTCCATGCAGAAGCATTTTATATCCACAGTTCTGGCATAAAGCTAATCTAACCGTCACACTTATATACAGCAACTACCAAATTACTAGGTGAAGGCTTAACACCAAAATATTAGAAACAATAGCTTAGGTGAAGATTTAGACTTTGCTCGGTATGgtggaaagaaaattggaaagatAGAAAATTGAAGGGATAAAAAACTAGAAGGATGGAAAGCATAAATTTTCTTTCCATACGTGTGATTGGAAGGAGAGatggaaaaatggaaagaaaaatgaaaggctCATCTTTTGGAAGGATTGATTTTTATGTATTGGGATGGAAAATAGTGATCttactattttcttttctctcacttTGCTTTCCAACCAAgcacactcaaaatttattttcctttcaCTTTTCCCCTCTCTCCCATCCCTCCACTTTTCCACCCAACCAATCACACACCATTAAAGTGGATATCTCAGATGATGAATGTTTCTTACTTGGTAGCTTCCTAACAGCAATAAAACTCCATCTCTTATCACCATAGTATTGCTCTGCCACAACTTCAACCAAAGTTCCCAAGTCCTTTAGTGCAGATATGTACAACCCATAAGGGAATGACAAAGGGTCAGCCAAGCCAGTATGGCTCTCTTCAGGGGCAGTATCGATTATATGCTCGTTGATGGCAGTGAGTGTGCCCAAAGTTGCAGTTACTGCATAAGTGTACCAAATTGTTCAGTAAGGGAAAAACTACAGACAACGAAAAAGAAGATACAACTTGAGGAAAACTTTTCATCTTCTTTACTTAGATATGCAGACACCAAAGAAGAAGGGGATGGGGATGCcacatttaaatatttaattggaTCCTAATTCCTAATAAAAATATACTCAAAACACTACAATTAAAGTGCTGTGTGCTAATACATTTCTTTCTCAGCTTCAGAAGCAATCAATTAGATGATTAGTTTAAATCAAGTAGGGGGAAAGGGTAGGGGAACTCTTTATCAGTTTCTAAGCTATACATAAGTATGCAATGTTACCAAAGTTTCACAAAAACCTGCTTCTGGACCTATCTGTGAATTGGAGAACCTTTCAGGAAGCAGCCATGTCAATCCCTGTAGGACAAACTTCAATAACAGCATAAGATACCAATACTCAAAATTCAGAACACAGTCCAAAGTCTTTCACAAAACCTTGCTTGCATTACAAGCTCAAACATAAAAATCCATAGTCCATAAATACCAAAAACTTGGGAGATATATTATCCACAATGGTATCAAATATTAAATCTACCAGAGCTGCTAACTGGGAAACTGCAAATTTGCAGAGATAATCATGGTATACAATTACGCTCCATTTAATGAGAGCTTTCTGATCCAATATCTCAAATAATACATGTAAAAGgcaatttctttgttcttttcatttaattttgcGTTGCAAATTGATGTTCCTTCATTTTGCATTTCATTTATGGCAAAAGAAGGTAGAGACAGTAGCCAAAATTTAGACAAGCATAAATGAAACAGAGAAAGTCAGCCACTCTAAACTAATCAACCATATAAGATTCTAATATTTGGCAGCACAAGCAGTAACAATAGATTTAATGCACTTGAACGTTTCAAAAACCAAAATTATAATCGTCATCAACTTAGAACAATATAAAATTAGCTATAACCTGCCGAAACAAGtggaaaaaaaatatacatagagAAAAGCTTACATTGGCAAGAGATTGCAAGGAGTGCACATAGTCTTTGTTCCTCCTAACCCATGTCTTATAAGCCTCCATTGATTAACAAACTTTAACAAGTAAtcaaaaattagaaatttcaAAACACCAACTCGTTGAGTCACAAACAAGCCATTTCATGGTCAATCTTTatcgaaatttgaaattttggaagaAACCCAGATTAGCAAACAGCCAAtcaatcaacttttttttttcatttggcaATTTAAACGTAGACTTTTGATTCTGCAGAAGATAAACGGAAGTATTTACGAGAAGTCGAAGACGGAAGGGGTGTATCGGAAAAAAGCGAATGAGGAGGGTGCGCCTCTTTGTGTACTTACCAAAATTGTGTGTACATTGTACTGTAATGTAGGATATCACTGGTTTCAGTTACGGTCTGTATTTTTCGATGAACCCAATTGATGTAACATAGCACGAATTTTAGCTGCGGGGATATAACACTCTTGACTAGAGGTGATGGAAACAGACTATCCATCTTTTATCTCTAAGGGTGTGATTAGATAGAATGATGCGTGTATTTgttattagtgtaaaaataatattaatagtaaaattAGATATTCTAATAATATGTGTAAAAATAATGCtactttttgtatttaaatgAGTAAGCATTGACTACAATAATCTACATATAATTTCATATTgatatgatattatttattttatatgttaatcttaacaaatgttttttaaaaatataaaaattaaaaatatttacaattttaaaaaattataaaaaaattaaaaaataacatgaaatatatgtgtattattatttgaattgtcatatttgaaattttaatattttagtccatatTCTCATAAAAAAAGAATTTGGTTAactattaaattagattttttaaaaagattaaagaccaaatttaattaaaaaaaataaaaattaaacaaaatataaaaagattgaGAGAAGGCTTTATATTTTgttgaaaatattttagtaaatggACAAGAATGAATTAATTAAAGTGTTTGTTAAAGAGAAGCCCATTTAGAAATAATTGAAGCCCAGCAATGACTAGACCAAAGAACGACGCGTTGAAAATGCATCTGACCCTTCTTGAGTTTGATTTTAGCGTGAACGCGAAGTCAAAACGGCACCTAGTAAAATCacgaattgttttttttttaatttctgcaaAATTGGTTCAAAATGCATTTGATCCTTGAGTTTGGGTAAGATTTGTAACCATATTTTTCGGTTTTGTGTTTGCTTGAAATTGCGttgttctttttctattttgatcTCATAAAATCTTCTCTACTTATTTAGGCTTTTGGTTTTGCTTTTAGTCAAAATCAAATAGAATTGCAGCTTTTTGGTACTTTAATTCTTTATGTGCAACAATCAATCAAAATGGTgacaaaaatataagaaaaatcatGCGTTTTGCTTAAAATGTCCTAATTTTGCTCAAAATCGGTTGCTAACGAAGTTTCTTTTTTGATCTAATAACCCAAGTTTATTTTACTTATTCTTGCTTCTGttaatgtttattaattgatTGATACAGTGGAGGCTTAGAGCTTTTATGTGTGAGTCTGTTGAAGTTCACAACGTGAATTTTGATCTGCCTAAAGGAATTGATAaggtttgcttttttttttacaagaacTCAGGATGTTTTAAGGTGCTTAATTTATGAGGAATTTAATGTAGCATATACCTAAGCTGACTCATGGTACGTATTTTCTGAGTTAAGCATGAAGGATTAAGTAGCTTGGATTCGTACCAATTTGATCAAGGAGAGACCTGAAATGCTCATGAAAGGGGAGTCTGTGTGAGTGTTTTAAAAGTTTAGTCTTTGAATTAGGATTGTAATTCTCCGTTGAAAGTTTAGTCTTGGAATTAGTTTTTCACTTGAATTCCCCGTTGAAAGTTTGAAACTGAGAAACACAGTTGAGTTtgggtttcttttttttgttatatgtatGAAGAACAAAGTTTCCTTGGTTTTTTCTGTTGTttacttgatttcataccttctAATTTGATATAAGAAATGGACAATAACCCACACCAAAATCCTTACCCTTATCACCATGGATACCCTCCTCCAAATCAAGATCCATATGCGCCTCCGCCATATCAATACCCTTATAACTCTCCCCAATATCCTCCTGCACTGCATATGTATCCACCCCCAGCCCATGCCCTTGCTGCAGCTCCCATTGACTATGGACATTCTCATTCTTATTCTGGACCAATTCCTTATCAATATTCACACCCAATACCTCCAAATTCTTCCCAACCTGCTCCCCAATATCATGGTAGTTTTCAGTATGGTTCAACTTTTAATCCTTACCAGCAATCCCTATCTGGTCATTACCCACCTCCAAAAAGTAACCCGCAATCATCCTCCACTTATCAGCAGCCTGCACAATATCCTCCTCAATCATCCTCCTCTTATCAACAACCTGGACAATATACTCCTCCTGAAAGTAATTCTGAGCTTCTCTCCACACACATTAGCTTCTCTGGTCATAACCAGCAAGAC
It includes:
- the LOC107957276 gene encoding peroxisome biogenesis protein 16: MLLLKFVLQGLTWLLPERFSNSQIGPEAVTATLGTLTAINEHIIDTAPEESHTGLADPLSFPYGLYISALKDLGTLVEVVAEQYYGDKRWSFIAVRKLPTLCQNCGYKMLLHGGETPNVGKILMIQVYNIKLGASLLSRFGESAWMISDPLWVQRSKQQHAIMKPQTSTIERRTLSMILSEKCVNRAVFILGKVLFITRPLRDIL